From Patagioenas fasciata isolate bPatFas1 chromosome 23, bPatFas1.hap1, whole genome shotgun sequence:
AAGCCAAACCTTCATTACTGATCAACACTTAAAGTGAAGGAAAACCATGGTCATTTCAGACTTAAACTTCTGCTGCAAGTATGTACACATGGAAAATTGTCTCATGGTAATACAGGAAATAAGGAGCTGGGATTGTTTGGCAGAGTACAGCTACTACTGCACCAAATCAGATCAGTCGTGAATTGCTGCTCTTAGTAGGAATCTATTGTAGGACTTTCTTGACTTCATAAATGTCCGAGCTCattggaaaatattttgagaagaGATGGATCGATACAGTTTCATCAAGAGCGTTTTAGTCTGTAGGTATTGTTCAATTCATAGCTCTTcttcacatgatttttttttcacattgtgTATGCAACCCAGTATATAACATTGACTGCTGCAAAGGCTGCTGGGAACACGGCTCGGGCATATATGTCAATGGTATCAGCATCAATGGGCTTAAAGAGCGACCTCAGACCACTCTTTTTATCCAGTTTCATTACTTGCTGATGTTTTGTCTCTCCAGTTTCTATTTCTATTGTGCCGTACGATCCAGGAAGGCTTCTGGGAATTCGGTGCTGCCGATTAGAAATGGCCAGTTCCTGGTTCACACCGGCTATggaaagggaaaacagaacaATAGCATTCTTCACGTTTATctgcaaaagaaagaagagaacctATAATAGCGATTTATAGGGAAAGGCAGTGTacttcagccagccagccatgaCATGGCCATGTCCCCAGAGGAGCCGCTCCAGGTAACTTACACCGAGGACTGGACAAATATCAAAGGGCCTAAATATATTCTCAAGGTATAATATGTACAAATCTGGATAGAAGAATTCCCTTCTATAGTAGAAAAAGCTCATAATGCAGGGTGACTGCTTTTGCAAAGTTATTCTCAGTATTCCTCTTACTGACCTCTGCACTCTGCCTTCGCGCCTTTATcttgttcttttgctttttcatGTAGTCAGCATTGAAATGTGCGAATGCGTATTCTACCAGGGCTGCGAAGACGAACACGTAGCAAATCCAGAAGTAAACATCAAGTGCTTTGATGGCAGATGCTCGTGGAAGCGAAGATCGCGCACTGACCATCAGTGTAGTCATAGTAAGAACCGTGGTTATACCTGCAGTGTAGTGTGAGAAAATGTACTTTAGATTTCACAGTGTATAATAAGCGTATTTACTAATCTGAAGCTGAGGAAGATTTTCACAGTAGAAGCCCCTTAACAAGTGTAGCTTCTGATTTGCAAAACAGGGGAGCTTGTAAAAAAACTGCTCATTTGTATGGCTCTGGCAGCTTCAAACGTGCTATCCTTGGTTTTGTTCTAGGTCaggacaaacaaaaccagaaaattggATTTAACCCTCAAAAACATTTGCATCTGGACTTGCAACCCTTACTCAGGCAAGCAGATCCACAAGctctagaaacatttttttgtcaCTGTCCCAGTTCCTTCAAATTAATTCTTTCATACATCAGCTTCACATTCACGATTGCTTTTAACCATCCTTAGCTGGTTGGTTTCTGTTCCTTACTGAGGCAGCTGCTCTGATAGCATGACACAAATCAAACGTGAAGGAAATCTTTTAAAGGACCTTCTATAAACATGGTATTCATAAATGCACTTTCATGGATAACGATTATTAGAGACCATAATTCAAGTTCAGCGTGTCCTTCCCAAGCTGCTTTACCTAGTGACACTCTGGCGGGCACAGCCGACTGGCTGATCCAGAACGACACCCAGGACATGGCCACCAGTAAGATAGAGGGAACGTAAGACTGAATGATGTAAACTCCCCGATTTCGCCGAAGGTGGAAGTGAAGACTGAGCCTGGGGAACTGACCTGCTGGAGAAAAGGGCAGACAAAGATCCCGACTCTGTGAATTACAGTTAAACTGGTATTCAAAATAACATTTCCTATGATGACACAGATTTACATCTTTTGGACAAGAATCACAAAAATCTTTTTTGGCTGTTGCTCAATCAGTCTTCACAAAGCCGGCACCAGGCTCTGCAGTTCTCATCAGCACTGTTAGCTAAGAATAGGTCAAATGATTTGCCTCAGGTCATATCAATGCCAGATCTGAAAATAAAATCGTGAGTCTTCTCAAATAACAGTATTGCTTCAAAATGTGTACTGTCTTATCATCTGCTGTAGAAAGTCCTCCAGATACtaaatttagattttttaaaaggCCAAGTTAATTTCAAACTCAAAAAAGAGCTTAGAGGAGATGTGCAGCATAAATGAGGATCTGAAAGGGGATGAAAAATCAGCAGGAAAGAAATGACTCCAATCTTTTACAAACATTGCAATAAATCCAGGGATACACATACACACCACTGACTGCTACTGGGTAGAATTAGAATGATCTGACTGTACGTCATAAGCCTCGTAACATCAGGGTTAATGGAAATTTTTCTTTATGCGAAGTTGCAAATTAGGTCAAGAAAATGTGAGCTCCACCTCAAGTGCTTTTTATCAAGCGCTGTCTGGCTACTCCATGCAGTATTTTGTCAAACACACAGAGCTAAAGGGCACAATGTGCTGCAGTGGCTACCTGAAAGCTCAGCAAAGGTTGGCATGTTTTGGAAGTGTAAGCTAAAGAAAACCCTTACCAGAAACCTGACCGATTCTTAAATTAGTTACTTAAGAAGAAGGATTTTCTATTATAGACACAGGAGGTTTCCCTATGCAGGAAAAAGTCAGATACTGCCCCTGAATTGAAGACAGATCCTGTTACCAGATTTGAAGTTCATCATTTCTGTTGTGAACTGATAATTGGTAATTGTGAACTGAGCAAGCTGCAGCTTATCCAGCCCGTGGATCTCCTCCTGGTTTTCGGACCAGTGGTAGACAATGTCCTCTGAAGAGTAGCCATCTGCCAAAAGAAAGCCGAATAAACATGACGTTTGAAGAAGAAATTAAGAACTTCCAGGACTCGTCATGGAAGTCCTCTAATTCCTCTGCTACGCTGATTTTCCCCAGTCCCATTGCAAACATGCTGAGATTCAGTCTGGATAACTCACTGGCCTGGCAACACCAGTGCTGCCAGCACCACACTGGGGCAGGATCCCTGCAGGGACAATCATCCAAGTTGATTCACGCTGACTTGCAATATGTGATATGGAACAACGCGCGTCAGTGCCATGAGAAATATTCAATTTATCTCTCAAAAAGCTCATTTGTATACTCACTTAAAGAAACTGTTACTGTAGCACTTGGACTAGCCTACTTACCCCTGCCCTGTGCTTGGATCTCAGAGTCACAGAATATTACTACTAAATCTAATTTATCTACACCTCTCCTactgcagacagatcagagtgtAGTTCTGTACTGCAAGTCTATCTCCAGGTTCACAAACTGACTTTGTAAGTTCTCTGTACCAGTCAGGCAGTGATGCTTATGGGAATTATATGCTGATCATGGCTAAAACACAGCTTGGACAAAATATAAATGCATTCTTCAGCCTCCTTTGTGAGTACAAAGGAATTTAAGCCACCCATGCAGTATTCTGATTTCTGTGTAATGTACACAGGAATGCCCAGGCAGGTCAAACAGCTGTGGAAGGGTTGGTCACAGTGGCATTCATTAAAAGTAGGGAATtcgttctttttcctcttttctcataAAGTAACACATCAGATTTTGCCTGTGGGCTTCTCTGCTTGTTCTCACTGGATTTGATGGAAACCTCAGTGATGCCAGTGACCGTCACAACTGCATAAAGTCCCAGACATTTGTCAGCAGGACTATGGGTTGTTCATCTTTACTAAATCAAATCTTACAGTTTTGAATTGGATCAGAGCTGAACCAGTACTGAAAAGTCCATTGTCTAATGCCCAGCACAGAGAATAAAGAGATTCATGTTTGTACCATTTATTTCTAAATCCTAAAGCACCCCTTAGACAACTGACTAAGGCAGAATCATTCCAGCAACCTCAGTACCAGAAACGCAGGCTTTaaacaaaatgcaaatgaaacaaaAGATGATACTCAGCCCTTACAGCTCTCCAAATCCAACATGCACTCCTGCTCATCCATGGGGTACTTGGAGAGGTCCATGTCACAGGCCACTGTTGAGGTGATCCTGTTCCGAGCAACGGGAACACCCGTTAGGTGCATTCAGAGCCTTTCTGAGCAACTCAAGGACTAAATGGAAAACTTGGAAACCTTAGTGCTAATACAGGGATCTGTTTACAAAATCCTTATGGCTATTGGCTTTGCTAAGTCTGTGGGGAACCCAAAGGTGGGGAAACATTTAAGAAAGGTCAAATGATGTGTCTAATGTCAGAGGACACTTCAGCTATAATACTTCTGCTAATAAAAAGGAATTTCTGAGTCAAATctacccccactgtccccaagatCACTACCAACACCTTCAAGGTGACTTTGGACTTACAATGTCATAGGTGCGCATTCATTATTTTAGAACATTACACTATTAACTTCAAATATAGTTACTGAGTTCTGGGCAGAGCACTCTTTCCAAGTGAGGGAATGCTACGTTCTCTGAAATCAGGCTCAAACTTCCCTTGGAAAATGGTGAGAGCAGAGAACAGGATCTTTGCTCTGTATTCAGCACCTCCTTGCTTGTGACCAGGTAGTTGTGAGGTGCTTGTCTCCTATTAAGGACATTGTGAACGTGATCAGTGACTATGCAGTGGAAAATGTGCCCAAGATACCTCCCTGGCAGTCTCATCCTTGTAAAGCAAAGGGATCTCTGGTAGCGGTCACCAGTACTTTCTTCCATTTTACATTAATAATGATTTTAGGAAACCATCCTAGGAAAACTGAGTGATTACAGTCTGTTCAAAAAGTTAATCCATGGCAGGTTACCCTTGCAGCCGTTCTCCCTCACCTGATGCTGTATAAAATGACTCCATCTGGCTGGAGCCTGATGAGTTTGTTCTCCACGGTCACATCGTGGAACCAGGCGGACTTGGCGTTCACTATGAAAGTATCCGGCAACCAGAGCTTGTCCACAAAGCGGCTGTCCAAGCCCAGAGTCTCGTTGGTGTGGTTGTAGGACAGCCGGTCGTCTCGCCAGCTCTGGTGCAAAAATACCGTCATGGTATATTCCTGTGACAAGAGGAATCCCAATTAGAAAGTGACGCTAACCAAACACAAGGATACTGCCTTGAGTCTTGgtaaaaaaatcactgtattaGCCTTGAAATGTATTCTTTTTATACTCAGTCAACCATAGAGCTGCCCAAGCATTTTAATTCCTGCCATGTACTTCTACCACAGATAAACCCAAGATATCAAGAAGTGATTCGGTGTCGGTGTTAAATGTAACACGTTGCGAGACTTGCATATGTCttaatgaagaaaatcagtttatcTCCACAAGCGCAAATGTTGGTTTTGAAGGGTTTTTAAACCAAGACTAAAGAACCAGGTGAAGTTATGCACCTGTAAGGAAGGGAAAGCATGGACACAAAGTcaaaattttggttttaaaagtaAGTCTTTTGTGTTTCCGAGATGCAGTTAATTTGTGGCTACGCTCGTTTATGTGACTCGTAAGTTGCTCGACTCTACTGCTTTACTGAGGGGTCTTCACGCACAAAAGGGAGCATCTCACAACCAATCGTGCCCTCAGCTTCCCTTCGGAAGTGTCTGTGGTGGAGAGGAATTTGGACAGAAGTTGGAGTTAATGCTTAAAATTAGACTTTCTGTTAGTAAATGCCGCACTGACCCAACCTTGCAAACTGCAGAAAGAAATCGCACTGACATATATGGCTGGATTCTTGTAACTGCCTGTGTCTGCCACAAGAGACTCTGCCTGTGTCTTAAGACACATTATTTGTTCTTTGCAGTATCTCCTGGCATTTCTCCACTCCAAACGTGCTGGGGATCAGCTGCCTCTCTGGCTGGGGTTCCACACCCCCTGTCACTGCAGGACACACGGTCACAACCTGGCCGTTTGACCACTAACGTACCATGTTCACCTCGGAGATGTGGTCAATGCTGGCTACTTCAATGGCAAGAGCAACGTTCACAGGAGGACCTGAGAAAAAATGGTTGAATGGCGTGATGTACATCATGATAGTACCTCTAAAAATACAGATGACTCAAGACTGTTAATTCTTTCATGCAGAGCGAATTCATAAAAGTACTTTCTGTGACAAAGTACACTTTCCAAGTAAAATCTACCTCAGGGAAAGAGATTTAAATCTTTTACAGATTGCATCCTCTTTTTTCAAGATCAAGCAAATTGTTGATTGATATTATTTCCAGTACGCAAGCAATAGACAACCACAACATTTTAATGCTGTAGAGGATGAAGTTCACATAAGCATCAGAAGGCAGAAGGGTTGTAAGAAACAAGGAGACATCACTCTCAAAGCCTCACCTCCAATCCCAGGCCTGAAATTACGTGCGTACCCTTTCATTAAATCATCCAGGTTGGGTAACCAGGATATTTCGATGTTGGAACCTATGTAATCTCCGATGTCATTCATAGCTCTAGGTAAAGAGAATAAGTATCTTTTAAAACCTGGCCATGcttacaaacagaaaaataacagaaaatggaAGAATGCCATGGATATTTATGAGTCCTCAACCtgataaaaagattaaaaacaaattctGCTTCTCCCCTTTCACAACGGATGTTGCTCCTTGTGTGCATCAAGAACTTGTCCCCAGACAAGTGACTTGCTATAGAGAACTCATGTCACTGTAGGAACTGCCAGGAGCCTCATCTTTTCTGAAGCAGCATTTCCAGCAGGCAGCAGTTCTCCTCTGTCAGGGTTCTATTTTAAGGGCATTAAGGAGAGCCATATTGCTAAAAGGAAGTTAAAATGATGAGAGCTGGGTTAAAAACTGTGGGCTGTAGCTTGCCATGTGTTTTAAGCAGATTACCATCTAGAGGGAGTTTTACTTAAATATCCATGACACAATTAAAATGAATCTTGTTTCTATTATTAATAAAGCCCTAGGGTCAGATCATCAGTGTAACAAATGTGTTGAAGTTAGCAGGGCTGTATGCACTTGATACCAGTGGGAGCTACCGAAGTATTACAGCTGAGATAATTTATGGCTGGGTTTACTTTGTTGGTGTTTATACTACTGGTTCATTTCTAAATATATTTGACATGGGATCCTGATTTTGGGTCACATTTGTAGGGAGGGTGTGCTGACCTTTTGATAAATATGTATAGCAGTAAGATGTGGAAAAGCACTTCTTTGCATCTCCTGTTTCTTCTTTAAGTCTGCTCACCTGATGGCAGATGGAAATCTGCTAACGTGGTGGATGGAAATACCAGTTTACCTGATACTGAGGACCGGGCTGGAGTACATTTCATCTCCTTCGAGATAATCTTTTGGGGGCAGATGTCCCAGATGTCATTGCCACTGCAGAAAACCTTTTCTtgagaaaaagacaaaggatCTCCTGCAAGGTCAGGGAACAATCTGGCCTCTGTCAAACTCCAGGATTATCCAGAGCACTATGTGTGTCCTTCCCATCTGCCATTCCTGACTCTAAGTGAAGCTCACTGTAAatatgttttgtatttttaaatgtaattgaaAAGGCATTAGGCTTAAGTCATGGTAACCTTTTGAATATAAAAGCCCTTATTTCCTCTATGTGAGTTTTAAGCTACAGAAAATAAACCACTCTTTGCATATATTCACGTGTTAAAGCTGCTCTGTTTCCATGAATAGAAGTAAAGGGCTGAAGGAGAGACACAACAGAAGGACAATTCTATGCAAACATGTAAGCGTCATTTAGCATAGTAGAATCTTAAATACAAAAGATACATCTGTTGTTAGATGATTAAAATCTCTTTCAGTAAAGAGTTACAAAGTACAGACATACATCCCCAAACTCCTATCAATAGTactctttctctttgcaaacgAAGAAATATTTCCCAAAGTGTATTTCAGCAGACAATCTCATTCACTAGGACACATTTATTATTGCAGCATCCACAGTGTATCAAACTCTGATAAAATAGTGGAAGCTGCAGTCTTTGCCCCAAAGAGCCACAGAAATGCCCAATTTCTTGCCACTGATCAGTGCCTCAAGCAGACCAGACAACACTACCCACTGAAATGTTCTTCCGTTATTAACTATGGGTTTGCTCACTCCTGTCAATGGCCGCTCCACAGAACTCATGAGCACGGGGTGCTGTTGATCGACCTCTGTCATCCTAACCGGGATCACATCACacttggaaaagaaaatcagagcaACAAAATGTAGCTAGTGGAAGTCTTGCCCATTATTATAAACCCACAGTATTAATAAGATAGTGCTCTTCATAAAAGCATCCCATGCCAAAGAATGATATGTAATACTGTATTACAGAACTCCAAGGAAGGGAGTTAATGTGCTTCCTGGGCCCTTACAAGGGGAATCAGGCTGACTCTTCCTTAaaatcttctttttccttcttttatactCAAACACCACTTTTCAACCGCAATACTTAACACTAGCCCAAGCTCAGCTAGGGAAACAGGATCATTGAAACTATGGGCAAGACCCTGATGCCCTTAGGTCACAAGCAGCGttttctctgccttctctgtagtACTGGATTGGTTCAGAGCAGGAGGGTGTCAGGATCTGACCCTGCACAACAGATTCAAGGTCACAGGATAAATCATCATGTCAGCCCTGAATGACAGCAGTTGACTTGACACTTGCTCTAATGCAAGGTCCTTTTCCTTCCCAGAGAAAAGATCAAATCTCACTAATTGATTCCAAATACTATAACAGCAATGTTATGCCTTACTACCATTATCACTTTGCTGCTTACACTCCTCTGAAGCTATTAATGATGTCTCTGCAGTAGAGGTAGGAAGACCCCTTCAATCCCACAGCCGTTTCTGCTCTGGGCGATGCAGGCAATGTTTTTACAGGCAGCAAGTTCTTTCTTACTCCCCCTTCTATTTTCATTGCGTAATCATGGCAAGCTTTCTCCACATCCAGCCTCCAGATCTGGAGAATATACAGAGAATATAGCTGGTTGCCTAGCTAACACCTTCAGAATAGATGTGACTGAGAACTGCAAACACAGATCTTtaccatttattattttaagaaatggTTGGTGTTCttcaaatgtttttttctaagaCCTCTGCCagtcttttcctcttctctcaagTTCAGGAGACTTAATGAACCCATTAGAAAGGAATGTCTGTATTTGGGGCTTTTAATTGTGCCTGTGGAGGCCCTAAGCAAAGCTGTTCAGTTAGTGCCCCAGTGCTTGGGCTGGGTTTATGGAAGTGTTTCATGTTAAGCAGGCCCCCTACAGAGCTGTTTAGGGGGCCTGGGATGCGCAGTGCGTTACACAAAGTGATTGTCCCCGATTTGGAGCAAATGCCCTCGGGAAAAGCTTCCACAGGCACCCTGGTAAAAACACACACCTTGATTAACCAAGAAACTGCTGCTCGGTTGGCAGAAGTGCATCCTCGgctagaaaaaaagaaggaagagaggaaaatggGGCACACTGAGGAAACTCTTCAGTCAAGCCCCATTTATCTATTGAACACTCACTCGAGCAGTCACAGCCATAAACGAAGAACATCCCAGGGTGGGAGCAGGAAATACGGGCTCCAGGCACACGGGAAGGGGGGATGTCGAGAAAGAACGATAAGGTGCTTCTTACCTGATACACCTGTGCTGTTGTGTGCACAGCAGAACCAAGGCAGGAAAAACCCAGGTAAGAAATTCCATTTTAATCCCATTTAGTAGCAAGTGGCAAATGTAACCCAGGTCTCCCGGCTCTCTTGGCAGCTCCAAAGCTCCAGTAGTGTTGCCATCCTCCCTTGCTGTGTGAAGTTGAGGCTTAGTTTGAAGCAAGGGCTGGTTGctcggcagcagcagcccccacgGGCTCCCCGGGAGCCGTGCAGGAGCGGGCAggggccgggcaggggctgcTTCTCGGCGGGAGCGGCtgctgctctgcccgctccgccgCCTCAGTCGCCCCTGGCCCCGCTGCCCGGCTCGGGCATCGCTCCCTGCGAGCCTGCCTGCCGAAAATAACCTCCGAAACGAGAGATTAATCCCACCGAGCGCGGGGGGGAGCAAACTAAAAGTGCTCCGGAGATACTAGTCATGTCCTGTGCAGATAATcatagggaggaggaggagagggaggaggagagagatgcagcCCGGGCGAAGGGCAGAGGCGGTTTGGCCATGGAGTGCGGCGGTCCGGAGTGAGCGCAGAGTGACATGAAGAGCAGGTTGAGCCGGCAAAGAAAAGGGTACGGGAATGGCAGGAACCGAGAGCCCTTGTGTGCGGGGAGCACGTTGTCACCTCCCGCTGTCACCTCCCGCTGCCACcgccccccggcccgccccgaATCCCGCTGCACAGCCCGGGGAGCGCAGCTGCAGCCCGGCTGCTCAGCCTGCgggggaggagggagcagcaacgggggggtctggggagggGAAACTGCCGCCTCTTCGCTTCTGAAAAGCTGTCCCAGGCTGGCCGTGCGAACCCCAGAGGGCAGAGCCACCGTTTGACAAACTTCTGCCTCGTCGCTCTCAGATTCCGGAGGGGCTTCTGTGAAGCGAAACGCTTCAGGTTCCTTCGGGGAGCTGGAAGCGCCTTTGGATGCTCGTCCCGCGGTCCCGGCGGCCGCGCTCAGCAGCGCTCCCCGGCGCGTTCCCAGCGCTGGTGCCCTGCAGGCTCCGCTCGCTCGGGCAGCCCGGCCCGAGGCTCCGCGGAGTTTGCTTTCGCCTCTACTCGCAGGTCAAACTCGGGTTTCTCCTTTACAGTCGCTCTTCAACTCCACCTCCTCTGCTTCTTGGTGCCGTTCAATCcaga
This genomic window contains:
- the GABRD gene encoding gamma-aminobutyric acid receptor subunit delta isoform X1, with amino-acid sequence MEFLTWVFPALVLLCTQQHRCIRAMNDIGDYIGSNIEISWLPNLDDLMKGYARNFRPGIGGPPVNVALAIEVASIDHISEVNMEYTMTVFLHQSWRDDRLSYNHTNETLGLDSRFVDKLWLPDTFIVNAKSAWFHDVTVENKLIRLQPDGVILYSIRITSTVACDMDLSKYPMDEQECMLDLESYGYSSEDIVYHWSENQEEIHGLDKLQLAQFTITNYQFTTEMMNFKSAGQFPRLSLHFHLRRNRGVYIIQSYVPSILLVAMSWVSFWISQSAVPARVSLGITTVLTMTTLMVSARSSLPRASAIKALDVYFWICYVFVFAALVEYAFAHFNADYMKKQKNKIKARRQSAEINVKNAIVLFSLSIAGVNQELAISNRQHRIPRSLPGSYGTIEIETGETKHQQVMKLDKKSGLRSLFKPIDADTIDIYARAVFPAAFAAVNVIYWVAYTM
- the GABRD gene encoding gamma-aminobutyric acid receptor subunit delta isoform X3; amino-acid sequence: MNDIGDYIGSNIEISWLPNLDDLMKGYARNFRPGIGGPPVNVALAIEVASIDHISEVNMEYTMTVFLHQSWRDDRLSYNHTNETLGLDSRFVDKLWLPDTFIVNAKSAWFHDVTVENKLIRLQPDGVILYSIRITSTVACDMDLSKYPMDEQECMLDLESYGYSSEDIVYHWSENQEEIHGLDKLQLAQFTITNYQFTTEMMNFKSAGQFPRLSLHFHLRRNRGVYIIQSYVPSILLVAMSWVSFWISQSAVPARVSLGITTVLTMTTLMVSARSSLPRASAIKALDVYFWICYVFVFAALVEYAFAHFNADYMKKQKNKIKARRQSAEINVKNAIVLFSLSIAGVNQELAISNRQHRIPRSLPGSYGTIEIETGETKHQQVMKLDKKSGLRSLFKPIDADTIDIYARAVFPAAFAAVNVIYWVAYTM
- the GABRD gene encoding gamma-aminobutyric acid receptor subunit delta isoform X2, yielding MEFLTWVFPALVLLCTQQHRCIRAMNDIGDYIGSNIEISWLPNLDDLMKGYARNFRPGIGGPPVNVALAIEVASIDHISEVNMEYTMTVFLHQSWRDDRLSYNHTNETLGLDSRFVDKLWLPDTFIVNAKSAWFHDVTVENKLIRLQPDGVILYSIRITSTVACDMDLSKYPMDEQECMLDLESYGYSSEDIVYHWSENQEEIHGLDKLQLAQFTITNYQFTTEMMNFKSGQFPRLSLHFHLRRNRGVYIIQSYVPSILLVAMSWVSFWISQSAVPARVSLGITTVLTMTTLMVSARSSLPRASAIKALDVYFWICYVFVFAALVEYAFAHFNADYMKKQKNKIKARRQSAEINVKNAIVLFSLSIAGVNQELAISNRQHRIPRSLPGSYGTIEIETGETKHQQVMKLDKKSGLRSLFKPIDADTIDIYARAVFPAAFAAVNVIYWVAYTM